Proteins encoded in a region of the Manis javanica isolate MJ-LG chromosome 15, MJ_LKY, whole genome shotgun sequence genome:
- the LRRC43 gene encoding leucine-rich repeat-containing protein 43 isoform X5, producing MGAPAETVSAVLLEHLGQLCLHEFPCGTGSWNKSRFLPQTWPAWRELVPREEEAMNPGEETVQDLLDLVCSPHSPWALPEGSSAEDRFLKELAVQNPLMLKDTFLYSYFRSLRVVGRQVSLVDKGLLKFLNLEELVLSANRIKEINAANLPPTLKVLELCGNQIASVECLCAHPPPVLRHLGLGHNKLLGPLESLYVTTDHWPNLISLDLGFNNLTDLQGMIASLSTLPHLRLLVLQGNPLALVPFYRGFTIDSLSRLCVLDDVTVTSKEKHQFRGLGQRGDLLACEAQFVVTIGSVRGVLDTSVLDLEPGPQGPFITYSYYVTYDFVEDKEAACQALSQHRTGEGIPEEAKEEVGESLESGLTTHSPLGELEESLILKASGALPKSIHPAEELAKLQPRIDPRPCPSPGTVLFSTVPKPWAEVIACNYEMQHTLKDLVPLRAFLLAGTTLTIVEEKILSWPTVLSAVDGPLPAKKGKGENKKGKKEKEEKDKKGKDRKDKAAKGEKELVKNQKGSKKEELPKHLRQDPPTLRVLGEGMVALESLLAGEPLVSTVCNFGVIRTLDSDRLTFIRDSKNKKAKKAAHRNEHGHCCRMDAP from the exons ATGGGGGCGCCGGCCGAGACCGTGAGCGCCGTGCTCTTGGAGCAcctggggcagctgtgtctgCACGAGTTCCCGTGCGGCACCGGCAGCTGG AATAAGTCCCGATTTCTTCCTCAAACTTGGCCAGCATGGAGGGAGCTGGTccccagggaggaggaggccaTGAACCCTGGGGAGGAGACAGTGCAGGACCTGTTGGACTTGGTCTGCAGTCCCCACTCACCCTGGGCTCTGCCAGAGGGTTCAAGTGCAGAGGACCGTTTTCTGAAAGAACTGGCCGTCCAGAATCCACTGATGCTCAAAGACACCTTTCTCTACTCCTACTTCAGGTCCCTACGAGTTGTGGGCAGGCAG GTGAGCCTGGTGGATAAAGGCCTCCTGAAATTTCTCAACCTTGAAGAGTTGGTACTGAGTGCTAATCGAATCAAGGAGATCAATGCTGCCAACCTGCCTCCAACTCTCAAG GTGCTGGAGCTCTGTGGTAACCAGATCGCCAGCGTGGAGTGTCTGTGCGCTCACCCGCCCCCGGTTCTCCGGCACTTGGGGTTAGGTCACAACAAACTTCTGGGCCCCTTGGAAAGTCTGTACGTCACCACTGATCACTG GCCCAACCTCATCTCTCTGGACCTGGGCTTCAACAACCTGACGGACCTGCAGGGCATGATTGCCAGCCTCAGCACCCTCCCACACCTGCGGCTGCTGGTGCTGCAGGGCAACCCGCTGGCCCTAGTGCCCTTCTACCGTGGCTTCACCATTGACTCCCTGTCCCGGCTGTGTGTGCTGGACGACGTCACGGTGACTTCCAAGGAGAAGCACCAGTTCCGTGGGCTCGGCCAGCGTGGGG ATCTCCTGGCATGTGAGGCACAGTTCGTGGTGACTATCGGAAGTGTCAGAGGGGTTCTGGACACCTCTGTTTTGGACCTGGAACCAGGGCCCCAAGGCCCTTTTATCACTTACAGCTACTACGTGACCTACGACTTTGTGGAAGACAAAGAAG CAGCTTGTCAAGCCCTCTCCCAGCACAGAACAGGTGAGGGCATTCCTGAAGAGGCCAAAGAGGAGGTTGGAGAATCTCTGGAGTCTGGGCTGACCACCCATTCCCCGTTGGGAGAGTTGGAGGAGTCCCTCATCTTGAAAGCGTCAGGGGCCTTGCCCAAGTCAATACACCCTGCGGAGGAGCTGGCCAAGTTGCAGCCACGTATAGATCCCCGGCCCTGCCCGTCTCCAGG GACAGTTCTCTTCAGCACAGTCCCCAAGCCCTGGGCTGAGGTCATCGCCTGCAACTACGAGATGCAGCACACCCTCAAGGACCTGGTGCCACTCAGAGCCTTCCTGCTGGCAGGAACCACCCTGACCATCGTGGAGGAGAAG ATTCTCTCCTGGCCCACGGTGCTGTCTGCTGTTGATGGTCCCCTGCCTGccaagaaaggaaaaggggagaacaagaaagggaagaaggagaaagaagagaaagacaagaagggaaaagacaggaaagacaaGGCAGCGAAAGGGGAGAAGGAGCTGGTTAAG AATCAGAAGGGATCCAAGAAGGAGGAGCTTCCTAAACACCTCCGCCAGGACCCGCCCACTCTGCGGGTGCTGGGCGAGGGCATGGTGGCCCTGGAGTCCCTGCTGGCGGGGGAGCCGCTGGTGTCCACCGTGTGCAACTTTGGGGTGATCCGCACCTTGGACTCTGACAGGCTGACGTTTATCAGG GATTCAAAGAATAAGAAAGCTAAAAAAG CCGCACACAGGAATGAACATGGGCACTGCTGCCGCATGGATGCTCCTTGA
- the LRRC43 gene encoding leucine-rich repeat-containing protein 43 isoform X7 gives MGAPAETVSLVDKGLLKFLNLEELVLSANRIKEINAANLPPTLKVLELCGNQIASVECLCAHPPPVLRHLGLGHNKLLGPLESLYVTTDHWPNLISLDLGFNNLTDLQGMIASLSTLPHLRLLVLQGNPLALVPFYRGFTIDSLSRLCVLDDVTVTSKEKHQFRGLGQRGDLLACEAQFVVTIGSVRGVLDTSVLDLEPGPQGPFITYSYYVTYDFVEDKEAACQALSQHRTGEGIPEEAKEEVGESLESGLTTHSPLGELEESLILKASGALPKSIHPAEELAKLQPRIDPRPCPSPGTVLFSTVPKPWAEVIACNYEMQHTLKDLVPLRAFLLAGTTLTIVEEKILSWPTVLSAVDGPLPAKKGKGENKKGKKEKEEKDKKGKDRKDKAAKGEKELVKNQKGSKKEELPKHLRQDPPTLRVLGEGMVALESLLAGEPLVSTVCNFGVIRTLDSDRLTFIRDSKNKKAKKENRKSMAAMYDSDYQPEPLSVEVQIQLKQCRSAEEALRALAL, from the exons ATGGGGGCGCCGGCCGAGACC GTGAGCCTGGTGGATAAAGGCCTCCTGAAATTTCTCAACCTTGAAGAGTTGGTACTGAGTGCTAATCGAATCAAGGAGATCAATGCTGCCAACCTGCCTCCAACTCTCAAG GTGCTGGAGCTCTGTGGTAACCAGATCGCCAGCGTGGAGTGTCTGTGCGCTCACCCGCCCCCGGTTCTCCGGCACTTGGGGTTAGGTCACAACAAACTTCTGGGCCCCTTGGAAAGTCTGTACGTCACCACTGATCACTG GCCCAACCTCATCTCTCTGGACCTGGGCTTCAACAACCTGACGGACCTGCAGGGCATGATTGCCAGCCTCAGCACCCTCCCACACCTGCGGCTGCTGGTGCTGCAGGGCAACCCGCTGGCCCTAGTGCCCTTCTACCGTGGCTTCACCATTGACTCCCTGTCCCGGCTGTGTGTGCTGGACGACGTCACGGTGACTTCCAAGGAGAAGCACCAGTTCCGTGGGCTCGGCCAGCGTGGGG ATCTCCTGGCATGTGAGGCACAGTTCGTGGTGACTATCGGAAGTGTCAGAGGGGTTCTGGACACCTCTGTTTTGGACCTGGAACCAGGGCCCCAAGGCCCTTTTATCACTTACAGCTACTACGTGACCTACGACTTTGTGGAAGACAAAGAAG CAGCTTGTCAAGCCCTCTCCCAGCACAGAACAGGTGAGGGCATTCCTGAAGAGGCCAAAGAGGAGGTTGGAGAATCTCTGGAGTCTGGGCTGACCACCCATTCCCCGTTGGGAGAGTTGGAGGAGTCCCTCATCTTGAAAGCGTCAGGGGCCTTGCCCAAGTCAATACACCCTGCGGAGGAGCTGGCCAAGTTGCAGCCACGTATAGATCCCCGGCCCTGCCCGTCTCCAGG GACAGTTCTCTTCAGCACAGTCCCCAAGCCCTGGGCTGAGGTCATCGCCTGCAACTACGAGATGCAGCACACCCTCAAGGACCTGGTGCCACTCAGAGCCTTCCTGCTGGCAGGAACCACCCTGACCATCGTGGAGGAGAAG ATTCTCTCCTGGCCCACGGTGCTGTCTGCTGTTGATGGTCCCCTGCCTGccaagaaaggaaaaggggagaacaagaaagggaagaaggagaaagaagagaaagacaagaagggaaaagacaggaaagacaaGGCAGCGAAAGGGGAGAAGGAGCTGGTTAAG AATCAGAAGGGATCCAAGAAGGAGGAGCTTCCTAAACACCTCCGCCAGGACCCGCCCACTCTGCGGGTGCTGGGCGAGGGCATGGTGGCCCTGGAGTCCCTGCTGGCGGGGGAGCCGCTGGTGTCCACCGTGTGCAACTTTGGGGTGATCCGCACCTTGGACTCTGACAGGCTGACGTTTATCAGG GATTCAAAGAATAAGAAAGCTAAAAAAG
- the LRRC43 gene encoding leucine-rich repeat-containing protein 43 isoform X6 encodes MGAPAETVSAVLLEHLGQLCLHEFPCGTGSWVSLVDKGLLKFLNLEELVLSANRIKEINAANLPPTLKVLELCGNQIASVECLCAHPPPVLRHLGLGHNKLLGPLESLYVTTDHWPNLISLDLGFNNLTDLQGMIASLSTLPHLRLLVLQGNPLALVPFYRGFTIDSLSRLCVLDDVTVTSKEKHQFRGLGQRGDLLACEAQFVVTIGSVRGVLDTSVLDLEPGPQGPFITYSYYVTYDFVEDKEAACQALSQHRTGEGIPEEAKEEVGESLESGLTTHSPLGELEESLILKASGALPKSIHPAEELAKLQPRIDPRPCPSPGTVLFSTVPKPWAEVIACNYEMQHTLKDLVPLRAFLLAGTTLTIVEEKILSWPTVLSAVDGPLPAKKGKGENKKGKKEKEEKDKKGKDRKDKAAKGEKELVKNQKGSKKEELPKHLRQDPPTLRVLGEGMVALESLLAGEPLVSTVCNFGVIRTLDSDRLTFIRDSKNKKAKKENRKSMAAMYDSDYQPEPLSVEVQIQLKQCRSAEEALRALAL; translated from the exons ATGGGGGCGCCGGCCGAGACCGTGAGCGCCGTGCTCTTGGAGCAcctggggcagctgtgtctgCACGAGTTCCCGTGCGGCACCGGCAGCTGG GTGAGCCTGGTGGATAAAGGCCTCCTGAAATTTCTCAACCTTGAAGAGTTGGTACTGAGTGCTAATCGAATCAAGGAGATCAATGCTGCCAACCTGCCTCCAACTCTCAAG GTGCTGGAGCTCTGTGGTAACCAGATCGCCAGCGTGGAGTGTCTGTGCGCTCACCCGCCCCCGGTTCTCCGGCACTTGGGGTTAGGTCACAACAAACTTCTGGGCCCCTTGGAAAGTCTGTACGTCACCACTGATCACTG GCCCAACCTCATCTCTCTGGACCTGGGCTTCAACAACCTGACGGACCTGCAGGGCATGATTGCCAGCCTCAGCACCCTCCCACACCTGCGGCTGCTGGTGCTGCAGGGCAACCCGCTGGCCCTAGTGCCCTTCTACCGTGGCTTCACCATTGACTCCCTGTCCCGGCTGTGTGTGCTGGACGACGTCACGGTGACTTCCAAGGAGAAGCACCAGTTCCGTGGGCTCGGCCAGCGTGGGG ATCTCCTGGCATGTGAGGCACAGTTCGTGGTGACTATCGGAAGTGTCAGAGGGGTTCTGGACACCTCTGTTTTGGACCTGGAACCAGGGCCCCAAGGCCCTTTTATCACTTACAGCTACTACGTGACCTACGACTTTGTGGAAGACAAAGAAG CAGCTTGTCAAGCCCTCTCCCAGCACAGAACAGGTGAGGGCATTCCTGAAGAGGCCAAAGAGGAGGTTGGAGAATCTCTGGAGTCTGGGCTGACCACCCATTCCCCGTTGGGAGAGTTGGAGGAGTCCCTCATCTTGAAAGCGTCAGGGGCCTTGCCCAAGTCAATACACCCTGCGGAGGAGCTGGCCAAGTTGCAGCCACGTATAGATCCCCGGCCCTGCCCGTCTCCAGG GACAGTTCTCTTCAGCACAGTCCCCAAGCCCTGGGCTGAGGTCATCGCCTGCAACTACGAGATGCAGCACACCCTCAAGGACCTGGTGCCACTCAGAGCCTTCCTGCTGGCAGGAACCACCCTGACCATCGTGGAGGAGAAG ATTCTCTCCTGGCCCACGGTGCTGTCTGCTGTTGATGGTCCCCTGCCTGccaagaaaggaaaaggggagaacaagaaagggaagaaggagaaagaagagaaagacaagaagggaaaagacaggaaagacaaGGCAGCGAAAGGGGAGAAGGAGCTGGTTAAG AATCAGAAGGGATCCAAGAAGGAGGAGCTTCCTAAACACCTCCGCCAGGACCCGCCCACTCTGCGGGTGCTGGGCGAGGGCATGGTGGCCCTGGAGTCCCTGCTGGCGGGGGAGCCGCTGGTGTCCACCGTGTGCAACTTTGGGGTGATCCGCACCTTGGACTCTGACAGGCTGACGTTTATCAGG GATTCAAAGAATAAGAAAGCTAAAAAAG
- the LRRC43 gene encoding leucine-rich repeat-containing protein 43 isoform X4, with product MGAPAETNKSRFLPQTWPAWRELVPREEEAMNPGEETVQDLLDLVCSPHSPWALPEGSSAEDRFLKELAVQNPLMLKDTFLYSYFRSLRVVGRQVSLVDKGLLKFLNLEELVLSANRIKEINAANLPPTLKVLELCGNQIASVECLCAHPPPVLRHLGLGHNKLLGPLESLYVTTDHWPNLISLDLGFNNLTDLQGMIASLSTLPHLRLLVLQGNPLALVPFYRGFTIDSLSRLCVLDDVTVTSKEKHQFRGLGQRGDLLACEAQFVVTIGSVRGVLDTSVLDLEPGPQGPFITYSYYVTYDFVEDKEAACQALSQHRTGEGIPEEAKEEVGESLESGLTTHSPLGELEESLILKASGALPKSIHPAEELAKLQPRIDPRPCPSPGTVLFSTVPKPWAEVIACNYEMQHTLKDLVPLRAFLLAGTTLTIVEEKILSWPTVLSAVDGPLPAKKGKGENKKGKKEKEEKDKKGKDRKDKAAKGEKELVKNQKGSKKEELPKHLRQDPPTLRVLGEGMVALESLLAGEPLVSTVCNFGVIRTLDSDRLTFIRDSKNKKAKKENRKSMAAMYDSDYQPEPLSVEVQIQLKQCRSAEEALRALAL from the exons ATGGGGGCGCCGGCCGAGACC AATAAGTCCCGATTTCTTCCTCAAACTTGGCCAGCATGGAGGGAGCTGGTccccagggaggaggaggccaTGAACCCTGGGGAGGAGACAGTGCAGGACCTGTTGGACTTGGTCTGCAGTCCCCACTCACCCTGGGCTCTGCCAGAGGGTTCAAGTGCAGAGGACCGTTTTCTGAAAGAACTGGCCGTCCAGAATCCACTGATGCTCAAAGACACCTTTCTCTACTCCTACTTCAGGTCCCTACGAGTTGTGGGCAGGCAG GTGAGCCTGGTGGATAAAGGCCTCCTGAAATTTCTCAACCTTGAAGAGTTGGTACTGAGTGCTAATCGAATCAAGGAGATCAATGCTGCCAACCTGCCTCCAACTCTCAAG GTGCTGGAGCTCTGTGGTAACCAGATCGCCAGCGTGGAGTGTCTGTGCGCTCACCCGCCCCCGGTTCTCCGGCACTTGGGGTTAGGTCACAACAAACTTCTGGGCCCCTTGGAAAGTCTGTACGTCACCACTGATCACTG GCCCAACCTCATCTCTCTGGACCTGGGCTTCAACAACCTGACGGACCTGCAGGGCATGATTGCCAGCCTCAGCACCCTCCCACACCTGCGGCTGCTGGTGCTGCAGGGCAACCCGCTGGCCCTAGTGCCCTTCTACCGTGGCTTCACCATTGACTCCCTGTCCCGGCTGTGTGTGCTGGACGACGTCACGGTGACTTCCAAGGAGAAGCACCAGTTCCGTGGGCTCGGCCAGCGTGGGG ATCTCCTGGCATGTGAGGCACAGTTCGTGGTGACTATCGGAAGTGTCAGAGGGGTTCTGGACACCTCTGTTTTGGACCTGGAACCAGGGCCCCAAGGCCCTTTTATCACTTACAGCTACTACGTGACCTACGACTTTGTGGAAGACAAAGAAG CAGCTTGTCAAGCCCTCTCCCAGCACAGAACAGGTGAGGGCATTCCTGAAGAGGCCAAAGAGGAGGTTGGAGAATCTCTGGAGTCTGGGCTGACCACCCATTCCCCGTTGGGAGAGTTGGAGGAGTCCCTCATCTTGAAAGCGTCAGGGGCCTTGCCCAAGTCAATACACCCTGCGGAGGAGCTGGCCAAGTTGCAGCCACGTATAGATCCCCGGCCCTGCCCGTCTCCAGG GACAGTTCTCTTCAGCACAGTCCCCAAGCCCTGGGCTGAGGTCATCGCCTGCAACTACGAGATGCAGCACACCCTCAAGGACCTGGTGCCACTCAGAGCCTTCCTGCTGGCAGGAACCACCCTGACCATCGTGGAGGAGAAG ATTCTCTCCTGGCCCACGGTGCTGTCTGCTGTTGATGGTCCCCTGCCTGccaagaaaggaaaaggggagaacaagaaagggaagaaggagaaagaagagaaagacaagaagggaaaagacaggaaagacaaGGCAGCGAAAGGGGAGAAGGAGCTGGTTAAG AATCAGAAGGGATCCAAGAAGGAGGAGCTTCCTAAACACCTCCGCCAGGACCCGCCCACTCTGCGGGTGCTGGGCGAGGGCATGGTGGCCCTGGAGTCCCTGCTGGCGGGGGAGCCGCTGGTGTCCACCGTGTGCAACTTTGGGGTGATCCGCACCTTGGACTCTGACAGGCTGACGTTTATCAGG GATTCAAAGAATAAGAAAGCTAAAAAAG
- the LRRC43 gene encoding leucine-rich repeat-containing protein 43 isoform X3 has protein sequence MGAPAETVSAVLLEHLGQLCLHEFPCGTGSWNKSRFLPQTWPAWRELVPREEEAMNPGEETVQDLLDLVCSPHSPWALPEGSSAEDRFLKELAVQNPLMLKDTFLYSYFRSLRVVGRQVSLVDKGLLKFLNLEELVLSANRIKEINAANLPPTLKVLELCGNQIASVECLCAHPPPVLRHLGLGHNKLLGPLESLPNLISLDLGFNNLTDLQGMIASLSTLPHLRLLVLQGNPLALVPFYRGFTIDSLSRLCVLDDVTVTSKEKHQFRGLGQRGDLLACEAQFVVTIGSVRGVLDTSVLDLEPGPQGPFITYSYYVTYDFVEDKEAACQALSQHRTGEGIPEEAKEEVGESLESGLTTHSPLGELEESLILKASGALPKSIHPAEELAKLQPRIDPRPCPSPGTVLFSTVPKPWAEVIACNYEMQHTLKDLVPLRAFLLAGTTLTIVEEKILSWPTVLSAVDGPLPAKKGKGENKKGKKEKEEKDKKGKDRKDKAAKGEKELVKNQKGSKKEELPKHLRQDPPTLRVLGEGMVALESLLAGEPLVSTVCNFGVIRTLDSDRLTFIRDSKNKKAKKENRKSMAAMYDSDYQPEPLSVEVQIQLKQCRSAEEALRALAL, from the exons ATGGGGGCGCCGGCCGAGACCGTGAGCGCCGTGCTCTTGGAGCAcctggggcagctgtgtctgCACGAGTTCCCGTGCGGCACCGGCAGCTGG AATAAGTCCCGATTTCTTCCTCAAACTTGGCCAGCATGGAGGGAGCTGGTccccagggaggaggaggccaTGAACCCTGGGGAGGAGACAGTGCAGGACCTGTTGGACTTGGTCTGCAGTCCCCACTCACCCTGGGCTCTGCCAGAGGGTTCAAGTGCAGAGGACCGTTTTCTGAAAGAACTGGCCGTCCAGAATCCACTGATGCTCAAAGACACCTTTCTCTACTCCTACTTCAGGTCCCTACGAGTTGTGGGCAGGCAG GTGAGCCTGGTGGATAAAGGCCTCCTGAAATTTCTCAACCTTGAAGAGTTGGTACTGAGTGCTAATCGAATCAAGGAGATCAATGCTGCCAACCTGCCTCCAACTCTCAAG GTGCTGGAGCTCTGTGGTAACCAGATCGCCAGCGTGGAGTGTCTGTGCGCTCACCCGCCCCCGGTTCTCCGGCACTTGGGGTTAGGTCACAACAAACTTCTGGGCCCCTTGGAAAGTCT GCCCAACCTCATCTCTCTGGACCTGGGCTTCAACAACCTGACGGACCTGCAGGGCATGATTGCCAGCCTCAGCACCCTCCCACACCTGCGGCTGCTGGTGCTGCAGGGCAACCCGCTGGCCCTAGTGCCCTTCTACCGTGGCTTCACCATTGACTCCCTGTCCCGGCTGTGTGTGCTGGACGACGTCACGGTGACTTCCAAGGAGAAGCACCAGTTCCGTGGGCTCGGCCAGCGTGGGG ATCTCCTGGCATGTGAGGCACAGTTCGTGGTGACTATCGGAAGTGTCAGAGGGGTTCTGGACACCTCTGTTTTGGACCTGGAACCAGGGCCCCAAGGCCCTTTTATCACTTACAGCTACTACGTGACCTACGACTTTGTGGAAGACAAAGAAG CAGCTTGTCAAGCCCTCTCCCAGCACAGAACAGGTGAGGGCATTCCTGAAGAGGCCAAAGAGGAGGTTGGAGAATCTCTGGAGTCTGGGCTGACCACCCATTCCCCGTTGGGAGAGTTGGAGGAGTCCCTCATCTTGAAAGCGTCAGGGGCCTTGCCCAAGTCAATACACCCTGCGGAGGAGCTGGCCAAGTTGCAGCCACGTATAGATCCCCGGCCCTGCCCGTCTCCAGG GACAGTTCTCTTCAGCACAGTCCCCAAGCCCTGGGCTGAGGTCATCGCCTGCAACTACGAGATGCAGCACACCCTCAAGGACCTGGTGCCACTCAGAGCCTTCCTGCTGGCAGGAACCACCCTGACCATCGTGGAGGAGAAG ATTCTCTCCTGGCCCACGGTGCTGTCTGCTGTTGATGGTCCCCTGCCTGccaagaaaggaaaaggggagaacaagaaagggaagaaggagaaagaagagaaagacaagaagggaaaagacaggaaagacaaGGCAGCGAAAGGGGAGAAGGAGCTGGTTAAG AATCAGAAGGGATCCAAGAAGGAGGAGCTTCCTAAACACCTCCGCCAGGACCCGCCCACTCTGCGGGTGCTGGGCGAGGGCATGGTGGCCCTGGAGTCCCTGCTGGCGGGGGAGCCGCTGGTGTCCACCGTGTGCAACTTTGGGGTGATCCGCACCTTGGACTCTGACAGGCTGACGTTTATCAGG GATTCAAAGAATAAGAAAGCTAAAAAAG
- the LRRC43 gene encoding leucine-rich repeat-containing protein 43 isoform X2, with protein sequence MGAPAETVSAVLLEHLGQLCLHEFPCGTGSWNKSRFLPQTWPAWRELVPREEEAMNPGEETVQDLLDLVCSPHSPWALPEGSSAEDRFLKELAVQNPLMLKDTFLYSYFRSLRVVGRQVSLVDKGLLKFLNLEELVLSANRIKEINAANLPPTLKVLELCGNQIASVECLCAHPPPVLRHLGLGHNKLLGPLESLYVTTDHWPNLISLDLGFNNLTDLQGMIASLSTLPHLRLLVLQGNPLALVPFYRGFTIDSLSRLCVLDDVTVTSKEKHQFRGLGQRGDLLACEAQFVVTIGSVRGVLDTSVLDLEPGPQGPFITYSYYVTYDFVEDKEACQALSQHRTGEGIPEEAKEEVGESLESGLTTHSPLGELEESLILKASGALPKSIHPAEELAKLQPRIDPRPCPSPGTVLFSTVPKPWAEVIACNYEMQHTLKDLVPLRAFLLAGTTLTIVEEKILSWPTVLSAVDGPLPAKKGKGENKKGKKEKEEKDKKGKDRKDKAAKGEKELVKNQKGSKKEELPKHLRQDPPTLRVLGEGMVALESLLAGEPLVSTVCNFGVIRTLDSDRLTFIRDSKNKKAKKENRKSMAAMYDSDYQPEPLSVEVQIQLKQCRSAEEALRALAL encoded by the exons ATGGGGGCGCCGGCCGAGACCGTGAGCGCCGTGCTCTTGGAGCAcctggggcagctgtgtctgCACGAGTTCCCGTGCGGCACCGGCAGCTGG AATAAGTCCCGATTTCTTCCTCAAACTTGGCCAGCATGGAGGGAGCTGGTccccagggaggaggaggccaTGAACCCTGGGGAGGAGACAGTGCAGGACCTGTTGGACTTGGTCTGCAGTCCCCACTCACCCTGGGCTCTGCCAGAGGGTTCAAGTGCAGAGGACCGTTTTCTGAAAGAACTGGCCGTCCAGAATCCACTGATGCTCAAAGACACCTTTCTCTACTCCTACTTCAGGTCCCTACGAGTTGTGGGCAGGCAG GTGAGCCTGGTGGATAAAGGCCTCCTGAAATTTCTCAACCTTGAAGAGTTGGTACTGAGTGCTAATCGAATCAAGGAGATCAATGCTGCCAACCTGCCTCCAACTCTCAAG GTGCTGGAGCTCTGTGGTAACCAGATCGCCAGCGTGGAGTGTCTGTGCGCTCACCCGCCCCCGGTTCTCCGGCACTTGGGGTTAGGTCACAACAAACTTCTGGGCCCCTTGGAAAGTCTGTACGTCACCACTGATCACTG GCCCAACCTCATCTCTCTGGACCTGGGCTTCAACAACCTGACGGACCTGCAGGGCATGATTGCCAGCCTCAGCACCCTCCCACACCTGCGGCTGCTGGTGCTGCAGGGCAACCCGCTGGCCCTAGTGCCCTTCTACCGTGGCTTCACCATTGACTCCCTGTCCCGGCTGTGTGTGCTGGACGACGTCACGGTGACTTCCAAGGAGAAGCACCAGTTCCGTGGGCTCGGCCAGCGTGGGG ATCTCCTGGCATGTGAGGCACAGTTCGTGGTGACTATCGGAAGTGTCAGAGGGGTTCTGGACACCTCTGTTTTGGACCTGGAACCAGGGCCCCAAGGCCCTTTTATCACTTACAGCTACTACGTGACCTACGACTTTGTGGAAGACAAAGAAG CTTGTCAAGCCCTCTCCCAGCACAGAACAGGTGAGGGCATTCCTGAAGAGGCCAAAGAGGAGGTTGGAGAATCTCTGGAGTCTGGGCTGACCACCCATTCCCCGTTGGGAGAGTTGGAGGAGTCCCTCATCTTGAAAGCGTCAGGGGCCTTGCCCAAGTCAATACACCCTGCGGAGGAGCTGGCCAAGTTGCAGCCACGTATAGATCCCCGGCCCTGCCCGTCTCCAGG GACAGTTCTCTTCAGCACAGTCCCCAAGCCCTGGGCTGAGGTCATCGCCTGCAACTACGAGATGCAGCACACCCTCAAGGACCTGGTGCCACTCAGAGCCTTCCTGCTGGCAGGAACCACCCTGACCATCGTGGAGGAGAAG ATTCTCTCCTGGCCCACGGTGCTGTCTGCTGTTGATGGTCCCCTGCCTGccaagaaaggaaaaggggagaacaagaaagggaagaaggagaaagaagagaaagacaagaagggaaaagacaggaaagacaaGGCAGCGAAAGGGGAGAAGGAGCTGGTTAAG AATCAGAAGGGATCCAAGAAGGAGGAGCTTCCTAAACACCTCCGCCAGGACCCGCCCACTCTGCGGGTGCTGGGCGAGGGCATGGTGGCCCTGGAGTCCCTGCTGGCGGGGGAGCCGCTGGTGTCCACCGTGTGCAACTTTGGGGTGATCCGCACCTTGGACTCTGACAGGCTGACGTTTATCAGG GATTCAAAGAATAAGAAAGCTAAAAAAG